The Dehalococcoidales bacterium DNA window GCCGCTGGGTCTATGGCAGTATCACGGAGAATGTCTTACAGGCGGTCTGCTGCCCGGTGCTGCTGATAAGAACCAATTAGCAAACATAATAAATATATAGAAGGGGGAACAGTGATGGCAACAATCTATTACGATAGCGACTGTAACCTGGAACTGCTCAAAGGCAAAACAATCGGCGTTATCGGCTACGGCAGTCAGGGACATGCCCATGCCCAGAACCTCAAGGATAGCGGCTGTCAGGTAGTGGTCGGCTTGCATGATGAAAGCAAGAGTCGGGATAAAGCCCAGGCTGACGGCCTTAGGGTGCTCAACGTGGCTGACGCCACCAAGGAAGCGGATATCCTCATGATACTGGCTCCGGACCAGGTACAGCGGACTATCTACTATCAATACATTGAGAAGGGCCTGTCCAAAGGCAACATGCTGATGTTCGCCCATGGCTTCAACATCCATTACGGGCAGATTGTTCCCCCGCCCGATGTTGACGTTGCCATGATAGCCCCCAAGTCTCCGGGGCACATGCTGAGGCAGCTTTATACTGAAGGCATCGGCCCGCCGGCACTGCTCGCAGTCCACCAGAACATTTCCGGCAAAGCCAAGGAGATGGCCCTTGCCTATTCCAGGGGTATCGGCTGCAGCCGGGCCGGGATAATCGAGACAACCTTTGCCGAAGAGACTGAGACTGACCTTTTCGGTGAGCAGACGGTGCTCTGCGGCGGCGTTACATCGCTGATAAAAGCCGGTTTTGAGACGCTGGTTGATGCTGGCTATCAACCGGAAATAGCCTACTTTGAAATCCTCCATGAGCTTAAACTCATCATTGACCTGATTTACCAGGGCGGCCTGGGCTACATGCGCTACTCGGTCAGCGATACCGCCGAGTACGGCGATTATTCCCGCGGGCCACGGGTCATTGA harbors:
- the ilvC gene encoding ketol-acid reductoisomerase; protein product: MATIYYDSDCNLELLKGKTIGVIGYGSQGHAHAQNLKDSGCQVVVGLHDESKSRDKAQADGLRVLNVADATKEADILMILAPDQVQRTIYYQYIEKGLSKGNMLMFAHGFNIHYGQIVPPPDVDVAMIAPKSPGHMLRQLYTEGIGPPALLAVHQNISGKAKEMALAYSRGIGCSRAGIIETTFAEETETDLFGEQTVLCGGVTSLIKAGFETLVDAGYQPEIAYFEILHELKLIIDLIYQGGLGYMRYSVSDTAEYGDYSRGPRVIDDMVKEEMGQILAEIQDGSFAKEWILENQAGRPVFNALKRMEADHLIEEIGAELRQMMPWLKKK